In Glycine max cultivar Williams 82 chromosome 15, Glycine_max_v4.0, whole genome shotgun sequence, the DNA window atttaagcactcaacacagttcgtggccagttttgctagtgatttacaatttgcctccttggttgtgtatgaaacgaaaatacatgatgttgtctatgatgatatcaggcccaagacaaccaggaaatgacattgatgtttatctaagtccgttgattgaagacctgagaaagttgtgggatgagggggttttagtgtttgatgggtttcgcaaggagacttttcaaatgcgtgcaatgctattttgtaccattaatgactttccagcatatgggaatttgagcggttatagtgttaagggtcatcttGCATgtcccatctgtgaagaagacacaagctacatacaactgaaacatggtagaaaaacagtGTACACTAGACATCGCCGTTTTCTAAAAGCTCATCACCCTTACAGAagattgaaaaaagcttttaatggaagtcaagagcacgaaACTGCGCGGACACCGTTAactggtgagcaggtcttcCAGCGGGTTGAACACCTtaatactgtatttggaaagacccaaaagaaggataaaagtaagagttgcatatggaagaaaaggtccattttctttgatcttccgtactggtctgatctagatgttagacattgtattgatgttatgcatgtagagaaaaatgtatgtgacagtgtcattgggacactccttaacattcagggcaagacgaaagatggtctaaatacccgtcaagatctagctgacatgggcatacgatcgcagttgcatccaaggtctgatggtaaaaaaatatacttgcctccagcttgtcatactttatccagaaaggagaagatcagTTTGTGCCAGTGTCTGCGCCAGGTTAAAGtaccacaaggatactcttcaaatattaagagccttgtgcattTGAAGGAGCTTAAGTTGGTAGGcataaagtctcatgattgtcacgtcttgatgcaacaattgttatcggtggccatacgagacattttgcctaacaaagtcaggcttgccataactcggctgtgctttttcttcaatgccatatgtagcaaagtccttgatccgGTCAAGTTTGATGACTTGGAAAACGAGGCTGCTATTATATTGTGtgagttggagatgtattttccgcctgcattctttgacatcatggttcacttaattattcatctagtcagagaaatcaaatgttgtggtcctgtttatttgcggtggatgtatccggttgagcgatacatgaagatcttaaaagggtataccaaaAATCTACACCGTCCTGAAGCATCTATTGTNNNNNNNNNNNNNNNNNNNNNNNNNNNNNNNNNNNNNNNNNNNNNNNNNNNNNNNNNNNNNNNNNNNNNNNNNNNNNNNNNNNNNNNNNNNNNNNNNNNNNNNNNNNNNNNNNNNNNNNNNNNNNNNNNNNNNNNNNNNNNNNNNNNNNNNNNNNNNNNNNNNNNNNNNNNNNNNNNNNNNNNNNNNNNNNNNNNNNNNNNNNNNNNNNNNNNNNNNNNNNNNNNNNNNNNNNNNNNNNNNNNNNNNNNNNNNNNNNNNNNNNNNNNNNNNNNNNNNNNNNNNNNNNNNNNNNNNNNNNNNNNNNNNNNNNNNNNNNNNNNNNNNNNNNNNNNNNNNNNNNNNNNNNNNNNNNNNNNNNNNNNNNNNNNNNNNNNNNNNNNNNNNNNNNNNNNNNNNNNNNNNNNNNNNNNNNNNNNNNNNNNNNNNNNNNNNNNNNNNNNNNNNNNNNNNNNNNNNNNNNNNNNNNNNNNNNNNNNNNNNNNNNNNNNNNNNNNNNNNNNNNNNNNNNNNNNNNNNNNNNNNNNNNNNNNNNNNNNNNNNNNNNNNNNNNNNNNNNNNNNNNNNNNNNNNNNNNNNNNNNNNNNNNNNNNNNNNNNNNNNNNNNNNNNNNNNNNNNNNNNNNNNNNNNNNNNNNNNNNNNNNNNNNNNNNNNNNNNNNNNNNNNNNNNNNNNNNNNNNNNNNNNNNNNNNNNNNNNNNNNNNNNNNNNNNNNNNNNNNNNNNNNNNNNNNNNNNNNNNNNNNNNNNNNNNNNNNNNNNNNNNNNNNNNNNNNNNNNNNNNNNNNNNNNNNNNNNNNNNNNNNNNNNNNNNNNNNNNNNNNNNNNNNNNNNNNNNNNNNNNNNNNNNNNNNNNNNNNNNNNNNNNNNNNNNNNNNNNNNNNNNNNNNNNNNNNNNNNNNNNNNNNNNNNNNNNNNNNNNNNNNNNNNNNNNNNNNNNNNNNNNNNNNNNNNNNNNNNNNNNNNNNNNNNNNNNNNNNNNNNNNNNNNNNNNNNNNNNNNNNNNNNNNNNNNNNNNNNNNNNNNNNNNNNNNNNNNNNNNNNNNNNNNNNNNNNNNNNNNNNNNNNNNNNNNNNNNNNNNNNNNNNNNNNNNNNNNNNNNNNNNNNNNNNNNNNNNNNNNNNNNNNNNNNNNNNNNNNNNNNNNNNNNNNNNNNNNNNNNNNNNNNNNNNNNNNNNNNNNNNNNNNNNNNNNNNNNNNNNNNNNNNNNNNNNNNNNNNNNNNNNNNNNNNNNNNNNNNNNNNNNNNNNNNNNNNNNNNNNNNNNNNNNNNNNNNNNNNNNNNNNNNNNNNNNNNNNNNNNNNNNNNNNNNNNNNNNNNNNNNNNNNNNNNNNNNNNNNNNNNNNNNNNNNNNNNNNNNNNNNNNNNNNNNNNNNNNNNNNNNNNNNNNNNNNNNNNNNNNNNNNNNNNNNNNNNNNNNNNNNNNNNNNNNNNNNNNNNNNNNNNNNNNNNNNNNNNNNNNNNNNNNNNNNNNNNNNNNNNNNNNNNNNNNNNNNNNNNNNNNNNNNNNNNNNNNNNNNNNNNNNNNNNNNNNNNNNNNNNNNNNNNNNNNNNNNNNNNNNNNNNNNNNNNNNNNNNNNNNNNNNNNNNNNNNNNNNNNNNNNNNNNNNNNNNNNNNNNNNNNNNNNNNNNNNNNNNNNNNNNNNNNNNNNNNNNNNNNNNNNNNNNNNNNNNNNNNNNNNNNNNNNNNNNNNNNNNNNNNNNNNNNNNNNNNNNNNNNNNNNNNNNNNNNNNNNNNNNNNNNNNNNNNNNNNNNNNNNNNNNNNNNNNNNNNNNNNNNNNNNNNNNNNNNNNNNNNNNNNNNNNNNNNNNNNNNNNNNNNNNNNNNNNNNNNNNNNNNNNNNNNNNNNNNNNNNNNNNNNNNNNNNNNNNNNNNNNNNNNNNNNNNNNNNNNNNNNNNNNNNNNNNNNNNNNNNNNNNNNNNNNNNNNNNNNNNNNNNNNNNNNNNNNNNNNNNNNNNNNNNNNNNNNNNNNNNNNNNNNNNNNNNNNNNNNNNNNNNNNNNNNNNNNNNNNNNNNNNNNNNNNNNNNNNNNNNNNNNNNNNNNNNNNNNNNNNNNNNNNNNNNNNNNNNNNNNNNNNNNNNNNNNNNNNNNNNNNNNNNNNNNNNNNNNNNNNNNNNNNNNNNNNNNNNNNNNNNNNNNNNNNNNNNNNNNNNNNNNNNNNACGACACGTGAAGGGAAGCTagcccgcaccaagaaaactggtGACATGACATCGGAAGCAGCAAAGGAATTGCTGACAAGGATTggtaagtcactttcaattcataatGGTAAGTATGTGTTTTATTGTGTGATTAAGTATAGAATAAATGTGTTCTTCACAGGATGCGCTTGAGGAGCAGGCCTCACAGGGTTCCTTTGTTACCCATGGACGTCATGATATactgactgctgccattgggcgaccagaacaccctggtcGTGTGCGTGCTGTAGGAGCCGGTATAACcatcaaacaatactttggatcaTCTTCAAGGACCTCCTCCATTGCTCCCGAATACCTGCAACAGTTGACGCAACAAATCAAGGACCAACTAGAGGATTCAATCACAGAAAAAGTCACTCGACGGCTAATGTTATCCCTCAGCCaaatgcaatcacagggactcgCACTGCCTCCTGAACCTGATGTTGGTCCTTCAGctgctcgtgtcagcacaaaggagagttgtgttgatccctcagggaacgaTCTAGACACCGGTGACTCATACAAATGTGGGTTGTATATTGAAGAATATCCTTCTCGCCTGGTTGCCCtgggaagagtttatgagggatctaCAACAATTCACAACATTCCTTTGCTGCATGATCAAGTTAAGGTTAGTGTTGAGGAGATTAGAGATGTAGATGCTcccattcctgtacccactaaAGAGGTTAAGGTCGTGGGACAGGCTCTTAACacattccttgcttggccgacacatctagtcaagcgtttatcagaacaggtattttagtgtcattaaatgcttatttttccaattaaaatgtttactgtgattaaattatgtcaattaattatgttggataaacagggAGCTGTGAGACCCGCGAAACCTGCAGATAGGCCGGATgatgaggtcgatgatccgctatatctaatgacattgaccattCCACAGCTTTTTCTGAAGCCattgcaggttatgtgggatgctaccttgTTTGGCCTATTTAATGAAAACtttcccttgtacataaagcatgaagatctgtctgaaattgcacatggtggtcaatgtctcagcatatctgttatacagttgtggattctgtaagtcaatttagattattgttagttacctaatttattgttttaccttcatgcataatttactttgtgttaacaataataggcatatgactgagacaagtatgcgagctgGGAATatcgatgtgtatggattcctcgagccacagtctatCCAGAGATCTggccaatcacaatttgaatcagaaaattacattaagaactggatgcaaaattcaaaacgagatgtgtacctaggagccaACTTGAATGGGTAACTTAAactcaacaaatgaatttaaataatgtataatagtataataacatatattggtctccactgcagtgcacattggcaaatggtcgtcattttgcctaaggaaaatgttgtcatttggttttgttcgttgcataataAGCCAGACAACTAACTCAAAGGCATAATTAAtaggtcagtgttgttttttaatatatttgcattagcattagtcaggtaaatcaaaattttaaatgtacaaTAAGAATCTATGTTTGTATTcaatagtgctttgaaaggacttgac includes these proteins:
- the LOC106796113 gene encoding uncharacterized protein, with amino-acid sequence MLSLSQMQSQGLALPPEPDVGPSAARVSTKESCVDPSGNDLDTGDSYKCGLYIEEYPSRLVALGRVYEGSTTIHNIPLLHDQVKVSVEEIRDVDAPIPVPTKEVKVVGQALNTFLAWPTHLVKRLSEQGAVRPAKPADRPDDEVDDPLYLMTLTIPQLFLKPLQVMWDATLFGLFNENFPLYIKHEDLSEIAHGGQCLSISVIQLWILHMTETSMRAGNIDVYGFLEPQSIQRSGQSQFESENYIKNWMQNSKRDVYLGANLNGAHWQMVVILPKENVVIWFCSLHNKPDN